One genomic region from Ornithinimicrobium flavum encodes:
- a CDS encoding DEAD/DEAH box helicase: MSTAAASHLSPAYPERAAWGTAGKLRAWQAAALERYLAERPRDFLAVATPGAGKTTFALRVATELLDRGEVQRITVVAPTEHLKVQWAEAAAKVGIRIDPRFANAQGRHGRDYDGIAVTYAGVASKPLLHRARTEAARTLVILDEIHHGGDALSWGEAIREAFEPAQRRLSLTGTPFRSDTVAIPFVRYEMDGEGILRSSADYTYGYADALRDGVVRPVLFLSYGGTMRWRTKVGDELEARLGEPLTKDVTKQAWRTALDPAGEWVPSVLRAADKRLTEVRRHVEDAGGLVIASDQRSARAYARQLHEITGERPTVVLSDDAGASAKIEEYAEDTSRWMVAVRMVSEGVDVPRLCVGVYATSTSTPLFFAQAVGRFVRARRRGETASIFLPNVSLLLAHAGSMEAERDHALSKKATGDDEELLWSEEDGLLAAANATDSASDELEGSFEALHSAAEFDHVLFDAEQFGLGGLPGSEDEEDYLGLPGLLEPDQVAHVLRERQKKQVGRGGGKERAEAVSAHRALAEQRKELNKLVSAYAQKKGQPHAVVHAELRRVCGGPELATATTEQVQARVERIRHWFVGRR, translated from the coding sequence ATCTCTCGCCCGCCTATCCCGAACGCGCAGCCTGGGGGACGGCGGGGAAGCTGCGTGCCTGGCAGGCCGCGGCGCTCGAGCGCTACCTCGCCGAGCGGCCCCGCGACTTCCTCGCCGTGGCCACGCCGGGGGCTGGCAAGACGACCTTCGCCCTGCGCGTGGCGACCGAGCTGCTCGACCGCGGCGAGGTGCAGCGCATCACCGTGGTCGCCCCGACCGAGCACCTGAAGGTCCAGTGGGCCGAGGCGGCCGCCAAGGTCGGCATCCGGATCGACCCGCGCTTCGCCAATGCCCAGGGCAGGCACGGCCGGGACTACGACGGCATCGCCGTCACGTACGCCGGTGTCGCGAGCAAGCCGCTGCTGCACCGCGCCCGCACCGAGGCCGCGCGGACCCTGGTGATCCTCGACGAGATCCACCACGGCGGCGACGCCCTGTCGTGGGGGGAGGCCATCCGGGAGGCGTTCGAGCCCGCGCAGCGGCGGCTCTCGCTCACCGGCACGCCGTTCCGCTCCGACACCGTGGCCATCCCCTTCGTCCGCTACGAGATGGACGGCGAGGGCATCCTGCGGTCCTCCGCCGACTACACCTACGGCTACGCCGACGCCCTGCGCGACGGCGTCGTGCGCCCCGTCCTCTTCCTGTCCTACGGCGGCACGATGCGCTGGCGCACCAAGGTCGGCGACGAGCTGGAGGCCAGGCTCGGGGAGCCGTTGACCAAGGACGTCACCAAGCAGGCGTGGCGCACCGCCCTGGACCCGGCGGGGGAGTGGGTGCCCTCCGTGCTGCGGGCCGCCGACAAGCGGCTCACCGAGGTGCGCCGGCACGTCGAGGACGCCGGAGGGCTGGTCATCGCCTCGGACCAGCGCTCGGCCCGCGCCTACGCCAGGCAGCTGCACGAGATCACGGGCGAACGGCCGACGGTCGTGCTGTCCGACGACGCGGGCGCCTCGGCCAAGATCGAGGAGTATGCCGAGGACACCTCCCGCTGGATGGTGGCCGTGCGGATGGTGTCCGAGGGTGTCGACGTGCCACGGCTGTGCGTCGGTGTCTACGCCACGTCCACCTCGACACCCCTCTTCTTCGCGCAGGCGGTCGGCCGTTTCGTGCGGGCCCGGCGTCGTGGTGAGACCGCCTCGATCTTCCTGCCCAACGTCTCGCTCCTGCTCGCCCACGCGGGGTCGATGGAGGCCGAGCGCGACCACGCCCTCAGCAAGAAGGCGACAGGTGATGACGAGGAGCTGCTGTGGTCCGAGGAGGACGGCCTCCTCGCGGCCGCCAACGCCACGGACTCCGCCTCCGACGAGCTCGAGGGATCCTTCGAGGCACTGCACTCGGCCGCCGAGTTCGACCACGTGCTCTTCGACGCCGAGCAGTTCGGCCTCGGCGGCCTGCCGGGGTCCGAGGACGAGGAGGACTACCTCGGCCTGCCGGGGCTGCTGGAGCCCGACCAGGTGGCGCACGTGCTGCGCGAGCGGCAGAAGAAGCAGGTGGGCCGCGGCGGGGGCAAGGAGCGTGCCGAGGCGGTCTCGGCGCACCGCGCCCTGGCCGAGCAGCGCAAGGAGCTCAACAAGCTGGTGTCCGCCTACGCGCAGAAGAAGGGGCAGCCCCACGCCGTCGTCCACGCGGAGCTGCGTCGGGTGTGCGGCGGGCCCGAGCTGGCCACGGCGACGACCGAGCAGGTGCAGGCCCGGGTCGAACGCATCCGTCACTGGTTCGTCGGGCGCCGTTGA